The genomic interval GTCCAGTCGAAGTTCGTCGGCGTCGGCGCAGTCGTCCCGTTCGTCGCCGCCGACGCGGGCGGCATCGCCACACAGAGCTTCGCGAACGTCGCGTACGGACCGGACGGCCTCGACCTCCTGCGCGAGGGCCACGACGCCGAGACGGTCCTCGACCGCCTCACGAGCGACGACGAGGACGCTCCCTCGCGACAGGTCGGCGTCGTCGGGACCGACGGCTCCGTCGCGGCGTTCACGGGCGAGGAGTGCTTCGACTACGCGAGCGACCGGCAGGGCGACCACTACACGGTCCAGGGGAACATCCTGGAGAACGAGGAGACGCTCGACGCGATGGCCGAGACGTTCGAGTCGACCGAGGGCGGCCTCCCGGAGCGGCTCATCGCGGCGCTCCACGCGGGCAACGACGCGGGCGGCGACAAGCGTGGCGAGCAGTCGGCCGCGCTCTACATCGCCAAGCCGGAGGGCGGCTACGACGGGAACAACGACCGCTGGGTCGACGTGCGCGTCGACGACCACGCCCACCCCATCGACGAACTCGAACGCGTGTTCAAGATCTACGACGTGACGCTGCTCGCTCGGGAGGAACCCGACGACACGCGCGAACTGTCGGGGGAGACGGCTCGCGAGGTGCTGGAGACGCTCGCCGCGATGGACCTCTACGACGAGGAGCCTGGCGACTCGTTCGGCGAGTCCGAGCGCGACGCCCTGGAGGCGTTCCGCGGCCTGAACAACTTCGAGAACCACTCCGTCGCCGTGCTGGAGGACGCGCTCGCCCGTGGCTGGGACGACGCCGAGGGCGACGGCGAGGACCGGCTGGTCGACGCCATCTGGCACGGGCTCTCGCGACTCGACCGCGTCTGAGTGGTCGAGCGTCGGACGGCTCTTGGGAAGTCGTCGCTCGACGCTCGGACCACCTGCCTGCCACGGACCTTTGGTGACGGCGCTCCTACGGTGGCCCATGCGTGACGAAGAGGAGGTCCGAGAACAGTACGAGTTCCTCAAAGAGCATCTGGAGAGCGAGGACATGCGCCACGAGGGCGTCAGGGAGATGTTCACCTACTACAAGCGGGCCATCGGCTGGGTGCTGGAGGAGGAGCACATCTGAGGGTGGTCGGTAGGTTTATACCTCTGTAGGGGTTTGTAACAGTTGACGCTTCGCTTGGAGGGCCGAAGCGTCAGCGGGGACCAATTTCAGGGCGGCGGGCCCGGCCGTGTTTTCGGCTCGGCCCGCTTTCCTTTCCTACTCATCGCATACGTAGCGCGTCGCTTCTGACCGTACACGCGACAGTCACCGTCGAGCGACCGGTTCGTCAGACGCTATCCGAGGCTCCTCTGTGTGACCGGTGAAAAGACGGACCGACTGGAGGGTCGTTACTCGACGCTGAACTCGCCGCTCTCCTCGCCACCCTCCTGGCCCTCGTCCCACTCCAGTTCGAACTCGATGCTGAGTTCGGGTGCGCCGGACCCGGTCTCTCGCTCGGCCTTCACCTCGAACGTCGGCCGGGCGGGCACGTCGAGCGTCACCGACTCGCTCCCAGCCGAGAGGCTGACCGGCTCGCCGGACTCGAGTTTGTCCGCCACCGCGCGGAGGTGGTCTGCGATCGCTGCACGGTCGAGGCGCGTCTCCGATTTGAACAGCACTTCTTCCATACCCTCTGTACACATCGGGGAGGAGATAAGTCGGTCGCTCGTCCGCCGCTTCGCTGCGAGGTGATTAGAAACTGGTATAAGGTACGGCCCGGAACGTCGACCGTACCGGCCAGTTTCGGCCGTTCTCGAACTCCTGCTACCCGGAGGCCGACATGTTTATACATCCCTCCATGATAGTTTTTAGAAGACACATGTACGACCTGACCGGATTCCAACGTGACCTGCTGTACGTCATCTCAGGACACGAGAAGCCCCACGGCCTCGCCATCAAGGAGGAACTCGAGGAGTACTACGAGAAGGAGATTCACCACGGTCGACTCTACCCCAACCTCGACACGCTCGTCGAGAAGGCCCTCATCGAGAAGGGCGAACAGGACCGTCGGACGAACTTCTACACGATGACCGCCCGCGGCCGCCGGGAACTTGAAGCACGCCGCGAGTGGGAAGCGCAGTACGTCGACGTCGATATCGACGCCTA from Halomarina salina carries:
- a CDS encoding DUF1028 domain-containing protein; amino-acid sequence: MQPRPSTFSIVARDPETDAVGVAVQSKFVGVGAVVPFVAADAGGIATQSFANVAYGPDGLDLLREGHDAETVLDRLTSDDEDAPSRQVGVVGTDGSVAAFTGEECFDYASDRQGDHYTVQGNILENEETLDAMAETFESTEGGLPERLIAALHAGNDAGGDKRGEQSAALYIAKPEGGYDGNNDRWVDVRVDDHAHPIDELERVFKIYDVTLLAREEPDDTRELSGETAREVLETLAAMDLYDEEPGDSFGESERDALEAFRGLNNFENHSVAVLEDALARGWDDAEGDGEDRLVDAIWHGLSRLDRV
- a CDS encoding amphi-Trp domain-containing protein, yielding MEEVLFKSETRLDRAAIADHLRAVADKLESGEPVSLSAGSESVTLDVPARPTFEVKAERETGSGAPELSIEFELEWDEGQEGGEESGEFSVE
- a CDS encoding PadR family transcriptional regulator, with the translated sequence MYDLTGFQRDLLYVISGHEKPHGLAIKEELEEYYEKEIHHGRLYPNLDTLVEKALIEKGEQDRRTNFYTMTARGRRELEARREWEAQYVDVDIDA